GTGCACCAACAAAGGTTGCATTCCAACGAAGGCGATGCTCACAGCATCCCACTTGATGAGTGAGATAAAGGAAAAAGCTGCAAAGTACGGATTGAAAGTCTCCAGTGTGAAGTTCGACGTTCCCTCTATGATGAAACACGTAGAAAAGAGTGTCATGATGTCCAGAAAAGGAATAGAGTACCTCATGAAAAAGAACAACGTAGACGTGTTCATGGGAACAGGGGTTATTGAAGACAAAAATACCGTCGTTGTTAAAGAAACAGGAGAGAGATTGGAAACAAAGAACCTCGTTCTTGCACACGGCTCTGTCCCCAGTGTTTTTCCACCGTTCGACGTGGATGGTATCTGGACGAGTGACGACGTGTTCAAATTGGGAGAGTTTCCAAAGTCCCTCCTCATAGTGGGTGGTGGAGTCATAGGTGTGGAATTTGCTACGTTTTTCAGCAGTTTTGAGGTGAACGTGACCATCGTTGAAGTCGCCGATCATATACTTCCCTATGAAGACGAAGATGTAGCCGAAGAAGTGAAAAAATCTCTGAAAAGAAAAGGTGTGAAAATCCTCGAAAAGACGAAAGTAACCGCTTTGAAGAAGACAGAAGATGGCTTTGAGGCAACGCTAGAAACAGGAGAAACGCTGAAAGCAGAAAAGGTTTTGCTCGCCGTAGGAAGAAAACCGAACATACCAGAGGATGTGAAGGCCCTCGGAGTGAAAGTAGAAAGAGGCGTTGTAACAGACAAAAGGATGAAGACAAACGTCGAAGGGGTCTACGCGATAGGAGACATAAGAGGAGAGATCATGCTGGCACACGTTGCCATGTACGAAGGGATAGTTGCTGCGAAAAACATAGTCGGAATAGAGGAAGAAATGGACTACTCCGCTGTTCCGAACATAATATTCTCCTCCCCAGAAGTAGCGTCGACTGGTGTGAAAGAAAAAGATGTGAATCCAGAAAACGTTGTGATCTTCAAGTTCCCAGTGTCCGCCAACGGAAGGGCAAGAACGATGCTGGAAAACATCGGCTTTGTCAAAGTCATAGCAGACAAAAAAAGCGGAGTTATACTCGGGATGAGCATCGTTTCTCCATCTGCGACGGACATGATCATGGAGGGAGTCATAGCGGTGAAGTACAGAATGAAGGCAAAAGATCTGGAAGAAGCCATTCACCCACATCCAACACTCACTGAGACGGTCCTTGGAGCCCTGGAGGGAGTCTCAGGAAAGCCCATTCATCTGTGAAGCATGGAGACACTCTTTCCTCAACGGACATCTTGCACATTTTGGAGCTTTGCTACAAAATTTTTTGGCATGCTCCACTATGAGCCCGTGTAGCTTCTGATAAAGATGAACATCAGGCGAATAATGTGACATGAAGAGTTTTTGAATATCATCGTAGTCTTTCAGTTCGATGTTGAAGATGCGTACTAAAAGCCTTTTTGTGTAGCTATCAACGACAAAAATGGGCTTTTCCAGCGCATAAAGTAGTATGGCATCGGCCGTCTCTTTGCCGATGCCTTTTATTTTCAGAAGTAGCTCTCGAAGTGTATCCGTTGGCATTCTTTTCAAGCGTTCCAGGTTGAAATCATACTCCTTCAAAAACTCAAGGAGGGCTTTCAATCTTTCGGCCTTTACGTTGAAGAAACCAGCCGGTCTTATGAGCTTTGCTATCCTTTCGGTGGGAAGGAGAAACAGCTGTTTCAAAAGATCACTCCCACTGAGCGTGTCCTTCAAGTTTTTCATGGCACGCTCGACGTTCTTCCAGTTCGTGTTCTGGGTGAGAATGGCGGTCACCACGATCTCTTCTGGTGTTCCAGGCCACCATTTGCCAACTGGTCCGTGAATCGATCGCAATTTTCTGTAGAGTTCTTTCAGCTTCATACTTAAAATTATATCGGGGGTGATTCTATGAGTGTCATTTACAAGAGGAGAAGTATCAGGAAATAC
The Thermotoga sp. genome window above contains:
- the lpdA gene encoding dihydrolipoyl dehydrogenase, with the protein product MYDAVIIGGGPGGYVCAIKLAQLGKKVALVEKEALGGTCTNKGCIPTKAMLTASHLMSEIKEKAAKYGLKVSSVKFDVPSMMKHVEKSVMMSRKGIEYLMKKNNVDVFMGTGVIEDKNTVVVKETGERLETKNLVLAHGSVPSVFPPFDVDGIWTSDDVFKLGEFPKSLLIVGGGVIGVEFATFFSSFEVNVTIVEVADHILPYEDEDVAEEVKKSLKRKGVKILEKTKVTALKKTEDGFEATLETGETLKAEKVLLAVGRKPNIPEDVKALGVKVERGVVTDKRMKTNVEGVYAIGDIRGEIMLAHVAMYEGIVAAKNIVGIEEEMDYSAVPNIIFSSPEVASTGVKEKDVNPENVVIFKFPVSANGRARTMLENIGFVKVIADKKSGVILGMSIVSPSATDMIMEGVIAVKYRMKAKDLEEAIHPHPTLTETVLGALEGVSGKPIHL
- a CDS encoding endonuclease III domain-containing protein, giving the protein MKLKELYRKLRSIHGPVGKWWPGTPEEIVVTAILTQNTNWKNVERAMKNLKDTLSGSDLLKQLFLLPTERIAKLIRPAGFFNVKAERLKALLEFLKEYDFNLERLKRMPTDTLRELLLKIKGIGKETADAILLYALEKPIFVVDSYTKRLLVRIFNIELKDYDDIQKLFMSHYSPDVHLYQKLHGLIVEHAKKFCSKAPKCARCPLRKECLHASQMNGLS